In Clostridium sp. DL-VIII, the following proteins share a genomic window:
- a CDS encoding YeaH/YhbH family protein encodes MAIFRDYTNNQIDHDRSIEDRRRHRQLVEKSIKENLGDILSEESIVGESKNKKFKIPIKGIKEYQFVYGKNSRGVATGVGDEKRGEKIGSGNKKLAKGNQGPGNDEGDDVYETEITLEELMDYISEDLNLPNLDQKKYSEIVTETSGKKRGYQTHGIRPRLAKKKTVMSKIARKQGKKRALKELENEEEIDRFPFREEDLRYYRVKLKPRKDSNAVMIFIMDASGSMDITKKYLARSYFFVLATFLKRKYNNIAFEFIYHTTVARRVDEYEFFHKSESGGTYISSGINEALQLIEEKYPPAAWNIYSIYASDGDNWSEDNEKAVIAVKSICEISNMFGYAELLPSTYTTTMYHKFKKEVTSEKFVPVIIKEKKDLWEALKIMLRKELKEE; translated from the coding sequence ATGGCGATATTTAGGGATTATACAAATAATCAAATTGATCACGACAGATCCATAGAAGATAGAAGAAGACATAGGCAGCTAGTAGAAAAATCAATAAAGGAAAATTTGGGAGATATATTATCAGAGGAAAGCATTGTTGGAGAAAGTAAAAATAAGAAGTTCAAAATACCCATTAAAGGGATTAAAGAATATCAATTTGTATATGGGAAAAATTCCAGGGGAGTAGCTACTGGAGTTGGAGATGAAAAAAGAGGCGAGAAGATAGGCAGTGGAAACAAGAAACTGGCTAAAGGTAATCAAGGACCAGGAAATGACGAAGGTGATGATGTTTATGAAACAGAAATCACTCTTGAAGAATTAATGGATTATATATCTGAGGATCTAAACCTGCCTAATTTAGATCAAAAAAAATATTCTGAAATAGTAACAGAGACGAGTGGCAAAAAGAGAGGATATCAAACTCATGGAATACGACCAAGACTTGCAAAAAAGAAGACTGTTATGTCAAAGATTGCAAGGAAGCAAGGTAAGAAGAGAGCTTTAAAAGAGTTAGAGAATGAAGAGGAAATAGATAGATTTCCATTTAGAGAGGAAGATTTAAGATATTATAGAGTTAAATTAAAACCTAGAAAAGATAGTAATGCTGTAATGATATTTATTATGGATGCTTCTGGATCAATGGATATAACAAAAAAATATTTGGCTAGATCGTACTTTTTTGTATTAGCTACTTTTCTAAAAAGAAAGTACAACAATATAGCGTTTGAATTTATATATCACACTACTGTTGCAAGACGAGTCGATGAATATGAATTTTTCCATAAATCAGAATCTGGTGGTACCTATATATCCAGTGGAATAAATGAAGCATTGCAATTAATTGAAGAAAAATATCCACCAGCAGCATGGAATATATACAGCATATATGCAAGTGATGGTGATAACTGGTCAGAAGATAATGAAAAGGCAGTTATAGCAGTTAAAAGTATATGTGAAATTAGCAATATGTTTGGTTATGCAGAATTATTACCATCAACATATACGACAACGATGTATCATAAGTTTAAAAAGGAAGTAACAAGTGAAAAATTTGTCCCTGTAATTATAAAAGAGAAGAAGGATTTATGGGAAGCACTTAAGATTATGCTTAGGAAGGAGTTAAAGGAGGAGTAG
- a CDS encoding glycoside hydrolase family 66 protein has product MNNSRKKLKVLWSIALMATTIISNIPSIAYGDSNFVKIPIVNTSEKGAFNQKLLLYDVSTDKSMYNPGSNVIVNIELANYTGNKISNGTIELSVKHLDTQIGDTITQSFSIEDGEDQQLSLNWTAPKEDYKGYLLEIMCKDSDGKVIESSSTAVDVSSNWLKFPRYGYLTRYGNDVNTKDVIDQLKKFHLNGLQYYDWQNKHDDPIAKDGSNVADKWQDLSKHDVYKSTIEGYINNGHEAGIASMEYNLIYGAYKGYEAYGAKKEWGLFTDPSGINSPQWIMKMPDGWESDLYFMDPSNKDWQNYIFGREKEVFDAFNFDGWHMDTVGDFGTMYKSDGTPVSITTTFKDFLDSAKEAFPNKYILMNPVGGKGHEQVNSSKVDGAYTEVWPWDGTATYNSLKGVVDQTRTETNGRSLIVPAYMNYNVGDKHSEEKPGTFNTTSVLLTGASVFAAGGSRLELGDDTRMLTKEYFPNRNVVMNDELKARERKYYDFIVAYENLLRDGQINTNNDIEVDGYESSNVGEANKIWTYGKKDENYDVIQMINLLGVYDNTWRAADGIKSTPAKIQNFKVKYYVTQDVQSVLLASPDANDCKSQNLQFTKGSDEKGNYIEFTVPSLEYWNMIYLKKLKNDNIDKNNDAIGIPGKLTNPGFEDGLMGWNISGGSYGIDSTDSASGNNKLFFYDKKPYIEKLDQTVSGLKNGKYTVTAMVKQNTGVPDYAAMELTSGNDTEKVNIKHSDDYEKIEGTVEVTDGKLNIAFNYKSSVNGEVNLQIDDIQLLDENENVVSKEAKVLKPGDEGYMVYIPESVGKITNGGFESGDATGWAALNKDGFGVNQDDAYDGNYKCYFWAQGKQSLQQKVTELPNGSYTVKAMVKQNTGTPTSSKLELSGFGGDTASVKIPHGDSYAEISGQVNVTNGTLIISFMQDSTDMTNLEIDNVELIAN; this is encoded by the coding sequence ATGAATAATTCAAGAAAAAAATTAAAGGTTTTATGGAGTATAGCGCTTATGGCAACTACAATTATATCAAATATACCTAGTATTGCATATGGGGACAGTAATTTTGTCAAAATTCCAATAGTAAATACTTCTGAAAAAGGAGCATTTAATCAGAAGCTCTTATTATATGATGTTTCAACAGATAAATCAATGTATAATCCAGGCTCAAATGTAATAGTAAACATAGAATTGGCTAATTACACAGGAAATAAAATATCAAATGGAACTATAGAATTATCAGTAAAACATCTAGATACACAAATTGGAGATACAATAACACAAAGTTTTTCAATTGAAGATGGTGAAGATCAGCAATTGTCTTTGAACTGGACAGCACCTAAGGAGGATTATAAAGGATATTTACTTGAAATTATGTGTAAAGATTCTGACGGGAAAGTTATAGAATCATCATCAACAGCTGTAGATGTATCATCAAATTGGCTTAAGTTTCCTAGATATGGGTATTTAACAAGGTATGGAAATGATGTAAATACAAAAGATGTAATAGACCAATTAAAAAAATTTCATTTAAATGGATTACAATACTACGATTGGCAGAACAAACATGATGATCCTATAGCAAAAGATGGCTCAAATGTTGCAGACAAGTGGCAGGATTTATCAAAACATGATGTATATAAGTCAACAATAGAGGGGTATATAAATAATGGTCATGAAGCAGGAATTGCATCAATGGAATATAATTTAATATATGGAGCATATAAAGGCTACGAAGCTTATGGTGCAAAGAAAGAATGGGGATTGTTCACTGATCCAAGTGGAATTAATTCACCACAATGGATTATGAAAATGCCTGATGGCTGGGAATCAGATCTTTATTTTATGGATCCATCAAACAAGGATTGGCAAAATTACATTTTTGGAAGAGAAAAAGAAGTTTTTGATGCATTCAATTTTGATGGATGGCATATGGATACTGTAGGTGATTTTGGGACAATGTATAAATCAGATGGAACACCAGTATCAATTACAACTACATTTAAAGATTTTTTAGATTCAGCTAAAGAGGCATTTCCTAATAAATATATATTGATGAATCCAGTTGGAGGTAAGGGACATGAACAAGTAAATAGTAGTAAAGTGGATGGTGCATATACAGAAGTTTGGCCATGGGACGGTACTGCAACATATAATTCACTAAAAGGTGTTGTTGATCAAACAAGGACTGAGACAAACGGAAGATCATTAATAGTACCGGCATATATGAATTATAATGTAGGAGACAAGCATAGTGAAGAGAAACCAGGAACATTTAATACTACATCAGTATTATTAACAGGCGCTTCAGTATTTGCAGCAGGTGGATCTAGGCTTGAGTTAGGTGACGATACAAGAATGCTTACTAAAGAGTACTTCCCCAATAGAAATGTTGTTATGAATGATGAGTTAAAAGCAAGAGAAAGAAAATATTATGACTTTATAGTTGCATATGAAAATTTATTAAGAGATGGGCAAATAAATACTAATAACGACATTGAAGTTGATGGATATGAAAGTAGTAATGTAGGAGAAGCAAATAAGATATGGACATATGGTAAAAAAGATGAGAATTATGATGTTATTCAAATGATAAATCTTTTAGGAGTTTATGATAATACCTGGAGAGCTGCTGATGGAATCAAATCTACACCAGCTAAAATACAAAACTTTAAAGTTAAATATTATGTAACACAAGATGTTCAAAGTGTTTTATTGGCATCACCTGATGCTAATGATTGTAAATCACAAAATTTACAATTTACAAAAGGAAGTGATGAAAAAGGAAATTATATAGAATTTACGGTACCATCATTAGAATATTGGAATATGATCTATCTAAAGAAATTAAAGAATGATAATATTGATAAAAATAATGATGCAATAGGTATTCCGGGTAAATTAACTAATCCGGGTTTTGAAGATGGATTAATGGGATGGAATATATCAGGAGGCAGTTATGGTATAGATTCAACAGATTCGGCATCAGGAAATAATAAGTTATTTTTCTATGATAAAAAACCTTATATTGAGAAGCTTGACCAAACAGTATCAGGATTAAAAAATGGAAAATATACAGTAACAGCTATGGTAAAACAAAATACAGGCGTTCCAGATTATGCAGCTATGGAATTAACATCAGGTAATGATACTGAAAAAGTTAATATTAAACATTCTGATGACTATGAGAAAATAGAAGGAACTGTAGAGGTTACAGATGGAAAGTTAAATATAGCATTTAATTATAAATCAAGTGTGAATGGCGAGGTTAATTTACAAATCGATGATATTCAATTATTAGATGAAAATGAAAATGTTGTATCAAAAGAAGCTAAAGTTCTTAAACCAGGTGATGAAGGATATATGGTTTATATACCTGAATCGGTTGGAAAAATAACAAATGGAGGTTTTGAATCAGGTGATGCAACAGGCTGGGCAGCTCTTAATAAAGATGGATTTGGAGTTAATCAGGATGATGCCTATGATGGAAATTACAAATGTTATTTCTGGGCACAAGGAAAACAATCATTACAACAAAAGGTAACTGAGTTGCCTAATGGAAGTTATACAGTAAAAGCAATGGTTAAACAAAATACTGGAACTCCTACATCATCTAAATTAGAATTATCTGGATTTGGAGGAGATACAGCTTCAGTTAAAATTCCTCATGGAGATTCATATGCTGAAATATCTGGGCAGGTTAATGTTACCAATGGTACTTTAATAATTTCATTTATGCAAGATAGTACAGATATGACAAATCTGGAAATTGATAATGTTGAATTGATAGCAAATTAA
- a CDS encoding AAA family ATPase translates to MQEGSIYLKRDAYNKLLEWKNNHTNKVLLVEGARQVGKTYLVKKFANENYKDVIYINLLEESGEDLLSIYDKIKDERSSGILDRENTNSLKEMFKRFSKKFIDNKECIIIIDEIQEQYKIYNMIRQFAREFEAHFIMTGSYLGRVVMKKEFWSPMGDVDFLEIKPLSFIEFINAVNLSEVYEALDLYGKSEKNNYELIYSKYKDYCIVGGYPEVVCEYLNSGVDNLKGLFEKLLRIFCEESARYFDGDILTARMFEDCINAIIQMLANNKKGFSSGSYAEELQQIIVKQYSSNINKENCNRILQWFHTSKFVKDCDKLVEFDFTNIKKRQRYFLSDIGMANYVLNKSNILLSESNGVLNETFVYQCLADKISTVPMFAVYGDGELDFVYRDRKNGYVYGIEVKAGKNSGKTITKSLNNGKINFAIYLKGLTEGGVANKIYTIPIYLFPRFELKDIKNI, encoded by the coding sequence ATGCAGGAAGGATCAATATATTTAAAACGTGATGCTTATAATAAATTATTAGAATGGAAAAATAATCATACTAATAAAGTATTATTAGTAGAAGGCGCAAGGCAAGTTGGGAAAACCTACTTAGTGAAAAAATTTGCTAACGAGAATTATAAAGATGTAATTTACATTAATTTATTAGAAGAAAGTGGAGAAGATTTACTTTCCATTTACGATAAAATAAAAGATGAACGCTCAAGTGGAATACTTGATAGAGAAAATACTAATTCTTTAAAGGAAATGTTTAAACGATTTTCAAAGAAATTCATAGACAACAAGGAATGTATAATAATAATTGATGAGATTCAAGAACAATATAAAATATATAATATGATACGACAATTTGCAAGGGAATTTGAAGCTCACTTTATTATGACAGGAAGTTATTTAGGCAGGGTTGTAATGAAAAAGGAATTTTGGTCTCCAATGGGGGATGTGGATTTCCTTGAAATAAAGCCATTATCTTTTATAGAATTTATTAATGCGGTTAATTTAAGCGAAGTATATGAAGCTTTAGACTTATATGGAAAATCTGAAAAGAATAACTATGAACTTATTTATAGTAAATATAAAGACTATTGTATTGTAGGTGGATATCCAGAAGTAGTCTGTGAATATTTAAATAGTGGTGTGGATAACTTAAAAGGATTATTTGAAAAGTTATTACGTATTTTTTGTGAAGAATCTGCAAGATATTTTGATGGAGATATATTAACAGCAAGAATGTTTGAAGATTGTATAAATGCAATAATTCAAATGCTTGCAAATAATAAAAAAGGTTTTAGTAGTGGAAGTTATGCTGAAGAATTGCAACAAATTATAGTAAAACAGTATTCAAGTAATATAAATAAAGAAAATTGTAATAGAATTTTGCAATGGTTTCATACTTCAAAATTTGTTAAAGATTGTGATAAATTAGTAGAATTTGATTTTACTAACATAAAAAAACGTCAAAGATATTTTCTATCAGATATAGGAATGGCAAATTATGTTTTGAATAAATCCAATATACTATTATCAGAATCTAATGGTGTATTGAACGAGACTTTTGTTTATCAATGTCTAGCAGATAAAATATCAACTGTTCCAATGTTTGCTGTATATGGTGATGGGGAATTAGATTTTGTTTATAGAGATAGAAAAAATGGTTATGTTTATGGTATAGAAGTTAAAGCAGGAAAGAACTCAGGAAAAACTATAACTAAGTCATTAAATAATGGAAAGATAAATTTTGCCATTTACCTTAAAGGATTAACAGAAGGTGGAGTAGCAAATAAAATATATACAATTCCAATATATTTATTCCCACGATTTGAGCTTAAAGATATTAAAAACATCTAA
- a CDS encoding recombinase family protein, with the protein MKRVACLSRVSTLDQHSSIDNQQEIFENWLKRNKGCIIYRTYTDEGISGAKGYKRKQWLQMLEDGRKKQFDILLAKSYSRFGRNQRETLEAIAMLRSNGIRVVLLEDSLDSEKDASKFGLFAWLAEQEAQKTSERIKMVWENYNQEGKVHVTLAPYGYDYSKEIKNFIINPIESKIVRKIFMLYIQGNGFNKIAQLLREEGISTKRGGKWAGATVSAILQNDFYLGILTQGRTQTIDVTMDTQKKIPKEEWIKHYENHEAIISKEQFEKVQEEINKRSNKAKRFYTKEHANLATGGTRQSNASLFSNLLVCGECGAGLTIKRKKRLKNYKPHYNCISYDLKGTVECGHTSNFIWEDILTEYIKDKLDKLVANNYEELKQRLKEKNSVNDNKALEKELKVIKSKLEQQVTISTALLTNFTNGIIGEMQFKLQNESIEKSLNQLVKRKDELEEVLNSKDTSKEEEKILIGGVNELLETDMEHWNNAMMKAIIEKITVFIDGTINVHFKYLNYK; encoded by the coding sequence ATGAAGAGAGTAGCTTGTTTATCAAGGGTATCGACATTAGATCAACATTCATCTATAGACAATCAACAAGAAATATTTGAGAATTGGTTGAAGAGAAATAAAGGTTGCATTATTTATAGAACTTATACAGATGAAGGTATAAGTGGAGCAAAGGGATATAAAAGAAAACAGTGGTTGCAAATGTTAGAGGATGGCAGGAAGAAACAATTTGACATATTATTAGCAAAGTCATATTCAAGATTTGGAAGAAATCAGAGAGAAACTCTTGAAGCTATTGCAATGCTTAGGAGTAATGGCATTAGAGTAGTTTTGCTAGAAGATAGTTTAGATAGTGAAAAAGATGCAAGTAAATTTGGATTGTTTGCTTGGTTAGCGGAACAAGAAGCACAAAAGACAAGTGAGAGAATAAAAATGGTATGGGAAAATTATAATCAGGAAGGAAAGGTTCATGTAACTCTAGCCCCATATGGATATGATTATAGTAAAGAGATAAAAAATTTTATTATAAATCCAATTGAATCTAAAATAGTAAGAAAGATATTTATGCTATATATTCAAGGAAACGGATTTAATAAAATAGCGCAATTACTAAGAGAAGAAGGAATATCAACTAAACGAGGCGGCAAATGGGCAGGAGCTACAGTTAGTGCAATTCTACAAAACGATTTTTATTTAGGCATATTAACTCAAGGGAGAACCCAAACAATTGATGTAACAATGGATACACAAAAGAAAATACCAAAAGAAGAATGGATTAAACACTATGAAAATCATGAAGCTATAATATCTAAGGAACAATTTGAAAAGGTGCAAGAGGAAATAAATAAACGTTCTAATAAAGCTAAAAGGTTTTATACTAAAGAACATGCTAATTTAGCTACAGGAGGAACAAGGCAAAGTAATGCATCATTATTCAGTAATTTATTAGTTTGTGGTGAATGTGGGGCAGGACTTACCATTAAAAGAAAGAAGAGGTTGAAAAATTATAAGCCTCATTATAATTGCATATCTTATGATCTTAAGGGGACTGTAGAATGTGGACATACATCTAATTTTATATGGGAAGATATATTAACAGAATATATTAAAGATAAATTAGATAAGTTAGTTGCAAATAATTACGAAGAATTAAAACAAAGATTGAAGGAAAAAAATTCAGTCAATGATAATAAAGCTTTAGAAAAAGAGCTAAAAGTAATTAAATCAAAATTAGAGCAGCAAGTAACTATATCTACAGCATTGTTAACAAACTTCACAAATGGAATTATTGGAGAAATGCAATTCAAGCTGCAAAATGAAAGCATTGAAAAAAGCTTGAATCAATTAGTAAAAAGGAAGGATGAACTGGAAGAAGTATTGAATAGCAAAGATACTTCTAAAGAAGAAGAGAAAATATTAATAGGAGGAGTCAATGAACTTTTAGAAACGGATATGGAGCATTGGAATAATGCAATGATGAAAGCTATTATAGAAAAAATAACTGTATTTATAGATGGAACTATAAATGTACATTTTAAATATTTAAATTATAAGTAA
- a CDS encoding rubrerythrin family protein, translating to MNLKGSETEKNLFKTFAGESRARNKYSFYAEKARSEGFMYVADVFEETAGNEHAHAREVFKRYLDMIDNTKNNLTEAALAESEENKVIYKEFEETARCEGFDEIANFYKELQEVEGHHKERFLELAKRVKDGKMFKADKQTEWLCLNCGYIYEGKEAPAKCPLCKYPKAYFKELENEDCY from the coding sequence ATGAACCTAAAAGGTAGTGAAACTGAAAAAAATTTGTTTAAAACATTTGCAGGGGAGTCAAGAGCGAGAAATAAATATTCTTTTTATGCAGAAAAAGCTAGGTCTGAAGGCTTTATGTATGTTGCAGATGTGTTTGAGGAAACAGCAGGAAATGAGCATGCTCATGCTAGAGAAGTATTTAAAAGATACTTAGATATGATTGATAATACAAAAAATAATTTAACAGAAGCAGCACTTGCTGAGTCAGAAGAAAATAAAGTCATATATAAAGAATTCGAGGAAACAGCACGCTGTGAAGGGTTTGATGAAATTGCTAATTTCTATAAGGAGCTCCAAGAAGTAGAAGGGCATCACAAAGAAAGATTTTTAGAATTAGCTAAAAGAGTCAAAGATGGCAAAATGTTTAAAGCAGATAAGCAAACCGAATGGTTATGTCTAAATTGCGGATATATCTATGAAGGAAAAGAAGCACCAGCGAAATGCCCATTATGTAAATATCCTAAAGCATACTTTAAAGAATTAGAAAATGAAGATTGCTATTAA
- a CDS encoding AAA family ATPase: MPINNVKLTNITVFKKLNLDMSPGINIIIGENGTGKTHLLKMIYYIDSEKYYPLEEKYIRKYKEDKKCKPTAEIKYDDGLVYWIGNNMKSGKDNDGKDPIYIPVSEMLSHSKGFLALYDKYDVAFDSTERDIISNAELPETREVSELNKKVLDKISDIINGKVVYENDTFYILKDEGFKVEFSVEAEGLRKFGLLFKLIRNGLIEKGSVLLWDEPEANINPELIPVLVDILLELQSEGVQIFISTHSYNLAKYFEVKRKENNQVLFHSLYKKGNEVLAQTEEYFGKLSNNKIISADEKLLDEVFEKNLED; the protein is encoded by the coding sequence ATGCCTATTAATAATGTAAAATTGACTAATATAACAGTATTTAAAAAATTAAACTTAGATATGTCACCAGGAATTAATATTATAATTGGTGAGAATGGTACAGGGAAAACACATTTATTGAAAATGATTTATTATATAGATAGTGAAAAATATTATCCACTTGAAGAAAAATATATAAGGAAATACAAGGAGGATAAAAAATGTAAACCAACAGCAGAAATTAAATATGATGACGGTTTAGTATATTGGATAGGAAATAATATGAAATCAGGAAAAGATAATGATGGGAAAGATCCAATATATATTCCAGTTTCAGAAATGTTATCTCATTCAAAAGGCTTTTTGGCTTTATATGATAAGTACGATGTTGCATTTGATTCTACTGAAAGAGATATAATTTCCAATGCAGAGCTGCCAGAAACAAGGGAAGTATCTGAGTTAAATAAAAAAGTATTAGATAAAATTAGTGATATCATTAATGGAAAAGTAGTTTATGAAAATGATACATTCTATATATTAAAAGATGAAGGATTTAAAGTAGAATTTTCAGTAGAAGCAGAAGGCTTAAGAAAGTTTGGATTATTATTCAAGCTAATACGTAATGGACTAATTGAAAAGGGAAGTGTATTATTGTGGGACGAACCAGAAGCTAATATAAATCCAGAGTTAATTCCAGTATTAGTTGATATATTATTAGAATTGCAAAGTGAAGGAGTGCAGATTTTTATATCTACTCACAGCTATAATTTAGCAAAATACTTTGAAGTTAAAAGAAAAGAAAATAACCAAGTTTTATTCCATAGTCTGTATAAGAAAGGAAATGAAGTTCTAGCTCAAACAGAAGAGTATTTCGGAAAATTAAGTAATAATAAAATAATTTCAGCAGATGAAAAATTACTTGATGAGGTTTTTGAGAAGAACTTGGAGGATTAA
- a CDS encoding SpoVR family protein: MEYSLRDIEAWNEKIEKKVKEYGLDFYPQEFEIINFNEMIGYEAYVGMPSRYPHWSFGKSYEKNKTLYSFNLTGLPYEMVINSDPCLAYLMKDNTLLLQILTMAHVYGHNDFFKNNRLFKQGTNARYTLEMFNLDSKIIREYIDDPSIGYSEVERILDAAHAIRYQSQRNIGVKELSNDEIKENILKAYECKKENCGFLDSYQEIKLPDLEKFPLEPVDDLVGFIIEYGQLKEWEKNILNIVKRETEYFIPQIETKIMNEGWASYTHYNILKQLELPQELHLEFLKRHNDVIAPAVGGLNPYYIGFKIYEDIEKRYGKEKIFEVREIERDSSFLRRYLTRELCEELNLFQYNERTFDIVIEEISDKTGWKTIRDTLSYTAGMGNIPYIRVIDLNKKNYTLTLENVFDGRPLDLSYAKETLKYIQELWGHDVKLMTKSSDKQDVVLICNQEKKVIIS; this comes from the coding sequence TTGGAATATAGTTTAAGGGATATTGAAGCTTGGAATGAAAAAATAGAAAAGAAAGTTAAAGAATATGGATTAGATTTTTATCCTCAAGAATTTGAGATTATAAATTTTAATGAAATGATAGGATATGAAGCCTATGTTGGAATGCCATCAAGATATCCTCATTGGAGTTTCGGAAAATCTTACGAGAAAAATAAAACTCTTTATTCTTTTAATCTTACTGGCCTTCCTTATGAAATGGTAATTAATTCTGACCCCTGTTTAGCATATTTAATGAAAGATAATACATTACTGCTACAAATATTAACAATGGCTCATGTATATGGTCATAATGATTTCTTTAAAAATAATAGGTTATTTAAACAGGGAACCAATGCAAGGTACACTTTAGAAATGTTTAATTTAGATTCGAAAATAATAAGAGAATATATAGATGATCCGAGTATAGGATATTCAGAAGTTGAAAGAATATTAGATGCAGCTCATGCTATAAGATACCAATCCCAAAGAAATATTGGGGTTAAGGAGCTATCTAATGATGAAATTAAAGAGAATATATTAAAAGCGTATGAATGTAAAAAGGAAAATTGCGGCTTTCTTGATTCTTATCAGGAAATAAAGTTACCTGATTTAGAAAAATTTCCATTAGAACCAGTAGATGATCTCGTGGGATTTATAATAGAATATGGTCAGCTGAAAGAATGGGAAAAGAATATATTAAATATAGTCAAAAGAGAAACTGAATATTTTATACCTCAAATTGAAACTAAAATAATGAATGAAGGATGGGCGAGTTATACTCATTATAATATTTTAAAGCAATTAGAATTGCCGCAAGAACTGCATCTAGAGTTCTTAAAACGGCATAATGATGTAATAGCACCAGCTGTAGGAGGATTAAATCCATATTATATTGGCTTTAAGATATATGAAGATATAGAAAAGAGATATGGAAAAGAAAAAATATTTGAGGTCAGAGAAATAGAGAGAGATTCTTCTTTTTTAAGACGCTATCTAACCCGAGAATTATGTGAGGAATTAAATTTATTTCAGTATAATGAAAGAACTTTTGATATTGTTATAGAAGAAATCTCTGATAAAACTGGCTGGAAGACAATAAGAGATACATTAAGTTATACAGCAGGAATGGGAAACATACCTTATATTAGAGTTATAGATTTAAACAAGAAAAATTATACTTTGACATTAGAAAATGTATTTGATGGCAGGCCATTAGATCTTTCATATGCTAAAGAAACTTTAAAGTATATACAAGAACTATGGGGACATGATGTTAAATTAATGACTAAATCAAGTGATAAGCAGGATGTAGTTTTAATTTGTAATCAAGAAAAGAAGGTAATTATATCATAA
- the pssA gene encoding CDP-diacylglycerol--serine O-phosphatidyltransferase, protein MRKSCIPNVFTFINLSCGIISILSVMSEKYAIAGAFILLAGLVDRYDGRIARFLNVSSELGKELDSLADLVSFGVAPSILVFIYFNLYTLHPRGLVGFVILLLFPICGAYRLARFNTTNFDGAFTGVPITIVGCFMALFSLIMINLNMMPSPYLVVLLMTLGSYLMVSKIKLKKF, encoded by the coding sequence ATGAGGAAAAGTTGTATTCCTAATGTATTTACCTTTATTAATTTATCTTGCGGAATTATATCTATATTATCAGTAATGAGTGAAAAATATGCGATAGCAGGTGCATTCATACTATTAGCAGGATTGGTAGATAGATATGATGGAAGGATAGCTCGTTTTTTAAATGTTTCTAGTGAATTAGGTAAAGAGTTAGACTCTTTGGCTGATTTGGTTTCTTTCGGAGTAGCGCCATCTATACTAGTATTTATATATTTTAATCTTTATACTTTACACCCAAGAGGATTAGTGGGATTTGTAATTTTATTATTATTTCCAATCTGTGGTGCATATAGATTAGCTAGATTTAACACTACTAATTTTGATGGTGCCTTTACTGGTGTACCTATAACAATAGTTGGGTGTTTCATGGCTCTTTTTTCATTAATTATGATTAACTTAAATATGATGCCTTCACCTTATCTTGTTGTTCTTTTAATGACTCTTGGTTCATATTTAATGGTAAGTAAGATTAAATTAAAGAAATTTTAG